The Nitrospira sp. KM1 genome includes a window with the following:
- a CDS encoding RNA polymerase sigma factor, translating into MSQSELLQAFETHALDLRRFLAKRVQCEETAADLVQETYLRLSGIARSEPIQNIRAFLFQVADNLAIDHLRSRTRFYQRYAGTPSPDLMGSTPLPDRELAAKQEWSIIQQAISELTPKCRTAFLLHRVQHLSYSQIAAKLDISQRTVEKHISKALAHCRLRIDRAGMP; encoded by the coding sequence ATGAGTCAAAGCGAATTGCTTCAGGCCTTTGAAACGCATGCCCTCGACCTGCGTCGATTTCTAGCCAAGCGGGTGCAGTGTGAAGAAACTGCGGCTGATCTCGTGCAGGAGACGTATTTAAGATTGTCGGGAATTGCCCGTTCAGAGCCGATTCAGAACATCCGAGCCTTTCTCTTTCAGGTTGCCGACAATCTGGCGATCGACCATTTGCGATCCCGAACGAGATTTTACCAGCGCTATGCCGGAACCCCATCCCCGGACCTCATGGGCTCCACGCCGTTGCCGGATCGGGAGTTGGCTGCGAAACAGGAGTGGTCGATCATTCAACAGGCGATCAGCGAATTGACTCCGAAATGCCGGACGGCGTTTCTGTTGCACCGAGTGCAACACCTGAGCTATAGCCAAATTGCCGCGAAATTGGACATTTCACAGCGGACGGTCGAGAAACATATTAGTAAAGCGTTAGCGCATTGCCGGTTGCGAATCGATCGTGCCGGGATGCCGTGA
- a CDS encoding FecR family protein: MIREHIFSHPVAIMGRTPDSDRYEKLVGEASDWFARLRAEDATEDDRCAFIRWKSQSPAHHDAYESVRLLWDSMAQPAGAWPEIDLQSLERDRVNDLSPRRSRSAMAGVFRTVGMATMVAAVAVAAALWGPDVLQRWQSDYSTSAGEHREVQLSDGSTVLLNTASALALGTWDHERVVKILKGEAAFSVAADSTKPFIVKAGAGEVRVVGTKFSIRTWPGRTTVTVTEGVVTVGTDAESDTVQVRAGEEVSYGGQGMGAIVKADPMRSLAWQRGQLVFTMEPLSAVIEELNRYHSGAIMVVNPSLKTRMVSGVFATDDPVRVISAVTRTLHVRSFSLTDRFVFLY, from the coding sequence ATGATACGGGAGCACATCTTCTCTCATCCGGTTGCAATTATGGGGCGTACGCCCGATTCTGATCGGTACGAAAAACTTGTCGGAGAAGCATCCGATTGGTTCGCCCGTCTCCGTGCAGAAGACGCCACGGAGGATGACCGCTGCGCATTTATCCGCTGGAAGTCGCAAAGTCCTGCCCATCATGATGCCTATGAGTCTGTCCGGCTGCTGTGGGATAGCATGGCTCAGCCGGCCGGTGCGTGGCCTGAGATCGATTTGCAGAGTCTCGAACGCGATCGTGTCAACGATCTCTCTCCACGCCGATCACGTTCTGCCATGGCCGGAGTCTTCCGAACGGTCGGGATGGCCACCATGGTGGCAGCGGTGGCAGTCGCCGCCGCTCTGTGGGGTCCCGACGTCCTGCAACGTTGGCAGAGTGATTATTCGACTTCTGCCGGTGAGCATCGAGAGGTGCAGCTATCGGACGGTTCAACGGTCCTCTTGAATACGGCCAGCGCACTCGCGCTCGGCACGTGGGATCACGAGCGGGTCGTCAAGATTCTCAAGGGCGAGGCGGCGTTTTCTGTTGCAGCCGATTCAACAAAGCCGTTCATCGTGAAAGCGGGGGCCGGTGAAGTCCGCGTTGTCGGCACAAAATTCTCGATCCGGACATGGCCCGGTCGTACCACCGTCACGGTCACGGAAGGAGTCGTGACGGTTGGAACGGATGCGGAGTCCGACACTGTCCAGGTCAGAGCCGGGGAAGAGGTCTCGTACGGCGGGCAGGGGATGGGGGCGATCGTCAAGGCCGATCCCATGAGAAGCCTGGCCTGGCAGCGCGGACAACTGGTTTTCACGATGGAGCCTCTGAGCGCAGTCATCGAAGAACTGAACCGCTATCATTCCGGCGCGATCATGGTGGTCAATCCCTCTCTGAAAACACGCATGGTCAGCGGGGTGTTTGCAACCGATGATCCTGTACGAGTCATCAGTGCCGTCACCCGGACTCTGCACGTGCGTTCGTTTTCTTTGACCGATCGGTTCGTCTTTCTCTACTGA